TGGGGCATCCCCTCGACGTTCACCTCGACGAGCGGCTCGACCGAACACATCCCGGCGCAACCGCACTTCTTAATCGCTACCTTGATATTCCTCTTCTTTACCTCTTCGGTAAGCGTCTTAAATACCTCTTCCGCGCCGGCTGCGATGCCGCAGCTTGACATCCCTACTTTTATCCAGTCCTTATCTTCTTTTTTCGGCTGCTTCGCCATACTATCAAGCTCTTCTTTTGTTATCTTGCTCATTTGGCTACCTGTTCCTGTTCATATTCGGAGAGTATATCCGCAACG
The nucleotide sequence above comes from Candidatus Omnitrophota bacterium. Encoded proteins:
- a CDS encoding (2Fe-2S) ferredoxin domain-containing protein; this encodes MSKITKEELDSMAKQPKKEDKDWIKVGMSSCGIAAGAEEVFKTLTEEVKKRNIKVAIKKCGCAGMCSVEPLVEVNVEGMPQVTYGKVNKDVAIQILDDHIHSHRLVNDHIYDIQAKKPNG